A single window of Montipora capricornis isolate CH-2021 chromosome 14, ASM3666992v2, whole genome shotgun sequence DNA harbors:
- the LOC138033530 gene encoding proto-oncogene Mas-like isoform X1 yields the protein MEDNFHASVCISGAVLVVTFSLTAAVLNSLQLIVLWKDPTQSLRSSTTVYIASLSVLHMCCALIAGTASTESYIACAQGKEQSPHFGKEFTRISFAFFVRVESFVIVAFATERLGSIRFPVFYQGGRYKAKNAFACVVCIILYSLCFSIFDMIAGKFWIRRLDAHLNTIPIVAIIAMAAILYHSLRKLNILQLQNNGCDISLRESPEESHTHRLKKQRPFANAFILIAVLFVVSIIPYIVFSLYEVHCSECYKQEWFVTAMRISIAMTFVTKAANPFVYYACVKDFREGFKILFCGKLQPQNFFLKHLRRNYNKGAPGTVPVIYL from the coding sequence ATGGAGGACAATTTTCACGCATCAGTGTGCATTTCTGGTGCAGTTCTCGTGGTTACTTTCAGTTTAACAGCTGCAGTTCTCAACAGTCTTCAACTAATCGTGTTGTGGAAAGATCCAACTCAATCTTTGAGGTCTTCAACAACAGTCTACATCGCCAGTTTGTCCGTACTTCATATGTGTTGCGCACTTATCGCTGGTACAGCGTCAACGGAAAGCTACATCGCATGCGCGCAAGGCAAAGAACAGTCTCCGCATTTCGGCAAAGAATTTACCAGAATATCCTTTGCCTTTTTTGTGCGCGTTGAAAGCTTTGTTATCGTTGCATTCGCTACTGAGAGGTTAGGAAGCATTCGTTTTCCTGTTTTCTATCAAGGCGGACGTTACAAAGCCAAAAACGCCTTTGCTTGTGTGGTCTGCATTATTTTATATTCTCTCTGTTTTTCAATATTCGACATGATTGCTGGAAAATTTTGGATACGCCGTTTGGATGCGCACCTAAATACCATTCCAATTGTGGCTATAATTGCTATGGCTGCCATATTGTACCATTCCCTACGCAAACTGAACATTCTCCAATTACAAAACAACGGCTGCGATATTTCGTTACGAGAGAGTCCCGAAGAAAGTCACACGCACAGGCTAAAGAAGCAAAGGCCGTTTGCCAACGCGTTCATTTTAATCGCGGTACTGTTTGTGGTGTCAATAATTCCTTACATTGTTTTCTCACTCTACGAAGTTCATTGTTCTGAGTGTTACAAACAAGAGTGGTTTGTCACAGCGATGCGGATTTCTATAGCAATGACTTTCGTGACCAAAGCGGCCAACCCCTTCGTTTACTATGCCTGTGTTAAGGATTTCCGAGAAGGATTCAAAATACTATTTTGCGGCAAACTTCAGCCGCAAAACTTTTTTCTTAAGCACCTTAGACGTAATTATAACAAAGGTGCGCCAGGCACTGTTCCTGTTATTTACCTTTAA